From Balaenoptera ricei isolate mBalRic1 chromosome 5, mBalRic1.hap2, whole genome shotgun sequence:
GAATTGTGTCTATACTATAGACATTACATTTTGCCTTCATAATATACATTTCAAGGATCTGATTTAATTCATCCATATTTGTGAATAGACTTATTAAAGGGTCTACTTTATTGAAATGTTCTACTATGTGCAACTTTAGGGATCAGAGGACAGGTACTTTGAGCCCCAACCAAAATGAAACCAATCCATTTGTGATATTCCTTGCACCCTTGAGTTTTCCTCGTtccatatttgttcattttttaaattgtagattCTTGTGCTAGTTGATGAAAATGGGCCTATTAGGTGCAGAGGCTGATGAGAACCAGACAGTGGAAGAAATGCAAGTGGAGCAGTTCGGTCCAGGGCACACCACTCCTAGAGGGGAGCTGGCCCCTAACTCTGAGCCGGAGCTTATAGACAGCACCAAGCTGATTGAGGTACAGATCGTCCTTATATTGGCCTATTGCTCCATCATCTTGCTTGGGGTGATTGGCAATTCCTTGGTGATCCATGTGGTCATCAAATTCAAGAGCATGCGTACAGTAACCAACTTTTTTATTGCCAATCTGGCTGTGGCGGATCTTCTGGTGAACACCCTGTGCTTGCCGTTTACACTTACCTACACCTTAATGGGGGAATGGAAAATGGGTCCTGTCCTATGCCACTTGGTGCCCTATGCCCAGGGCCTGGCGGTACAAGTGTCCACCATCACCTTGACAGTAATTGCCCTGGACCGGCATCGTTGCATTGTCTACCACCTGGAGAGCAAGATTTCAAAGCGAATCAGCTTCTTGATTATTGGCTTGGCTTGGGGAATCAGTGCCCTTCTAGCAAGCCCCCTGGCCATCTTCCGGGAGTATTCACTGATTGAGATTATTCCTGACTTTGAGATTGTGGCCTGTACTGAGAAGTGGCCTGGTGAGGAGAAGAGCATCTATGGCACTGTCTATAGTCTTTCCTCCTTATTAATCCTGTACGTTTTGCCTCTGGGCATCATCTCTTTTTCCTATACTCGTATCTGGAGTAAACTTAAGAACCATGTCACCCCTGGAGCTGCTAATGACCACTACCATCAGCGGAGGCAAAAAACCACCAAAATGctggtgtgtgtggtggtggtatTTGCCGTCAGCTGGTTGCCGCTCCATGCCTTCCAACTTGCTGTCGACATTGACAACCAAGTCTTGGACCTGAAGGAGTACAAACTCATCTTCACTGTGTTCCATATCATTGCCATGTGCTCCACCTTTGCCAACCCCCTTCTCTATGGCTGGATGAACAGCAACTACAGAAAGGCTTTCCTCTCAGCCTTCCGCTGTGAGCAGAGGTTAGACGCCATTCACTCGGAGGTATCTGTGACATTCAAGGCTAAAAAGAACCTGGAAACCACAGAGAACAATGGGCCCAATGATTCTTTCACAGAGGCTACCAATGTCTAAGGCAACTGCCATGTGAAAATATATGGATGAATTCTGACCAGAGCTGTAAACCTGGTTGAGTGGGGTGTGCAGGTGCATCCTCATTTCCCATTTTAAGGAAGCATCTGAATGGAAGCATCTGCAGTGTAATTCATGGAAAACTGGTTGGCAGAGTCTAGTAAAAACACTCAAA
This genomic window contains:
- the NPY2R gene encoding neuropeptide Y receptor type 2, with amino-acid sequence MKMGLLGAEADENQTVEEMQVEQFGPGHTTPRGELAPNSEPELIDSTKLIEVQIVLILAYCSIILLGVIGNSLVIHVVIKFKSMRTVTNFFIANLAVADLLVNTLCLPFTLTYTLMGEWKMGPVLCHLVPYAQGLAVQVSTITLTVIALDRHRCIVYHLESKISKRISFLIIGLAWGISALLASPLAIFREYSLIEIIPDFEIVACTEKWPGEEKSIYGTVYSLSSLLILYVLPLGIISFSYTRIWSKLKNHVTPGAANDHYHQRRQKTTKMLVCVVVVFAVSWLPLHAFQLAVDIDNQVLDLKEYKLIFTVFHIIAMCSTFANPLLYGWMNSNYRKAFLSAFRCEQRLDAIHSEVSVTFKAKKNLETTENNGPNDSFTEATNV